In the Maribacter sp. MJ134 genome, one interval contains:
- a CDS encoding ABC transporter ATP-binding protein produces MITINQLSKKYKEAEQFSVSKLNLEILDGEIFGLLGPNGAGKTTLISMLSGLIKPTSGSFNINGLDYSNSKKELKKHIGIVPQEYALYPDLTAVENLNYFGAMYGLKGSDFTNSVQEHLSILGLSDFARKKIKSYSGGMKRRVNLIASILHKPKVLFLDEPTVGVDVQSKTVIIDYLKELNHNGTTIIYTSHHLNEAEHFCTRVGIIDHGELVGVGTPKDLIAKQKDAEHLEDVFLALTGKALRDHV; encoded by the coding sequence ATGATTACAATCAACCAACTCTCTAAGAAATACAAAGAGGCCGAACAGTTTTCGGTCTCTAAATTGAATTTGGAAATTCTTGACGGAGAGATTTTTGGTCTATTGGGCCCCAACGGAGCGGGAAAAACCACCCTAATTTCTATGTTAAGCGGCCTTATAAAACCTACTTCTGGTTCCTTTAATATTAACGGGCTTGACTATTCCAACAGCAAAAAAGAATTAAAAAAGCACATCGGCATAGTCCCACAAGAATATGCCCTATACCCCGATTTGACAGCGGTAGAAAACCTTAATTATTTTGGAGCTATGTACGGGTTAAAAGGTTCTGATTTCACCAATTCAGTTCAAGAACATCTGAGTATTCTTGGGCTGTCCGATTTTGCTCGTAAAAAAATAAAATCCTATTCCGGTGGTATGAAAAGAAGGGTAAATCTTATAGCGAGTATCCTTCACAAGCCTAAAGTCCTCTTTTTAGATGAGCCAACGGTTGGTGTAGATGTACAGTCCAAAACCGTCATTATTGACTATTTGAAAGAATTGAACCATAACGGCACAACAATTATTTACACCTCGCACCACTTAAACGAAGCAGAACATTTCTGTACCCGTGTAGGCATTATAGACCATGGCGAATTGGTAGGTGTTGGCACGCCAAAAGACTTAATCGCTAAACAAAAAGATGCAGAACACTTAGAGGATGTGTTTCTGGCACTAACCGGTAAAGCCTTAAGGGACCATGTATAA
- a CDS encoding ABC transporter permease, producing the protein MYKLWVSTYKELLLLTRDLGGLAVLFIMPLLLVITITVIQDNTFKIIQENKIPILLVDMDKGNVSDQVKESLVASNLFDVIVEKDEGRAQNLVQTGTYQLAVILPQNLSKDLDLKIASNVEGILAKFGVEEEKLPNTPIANKEIRLYFDPASQQSFKSSVRNNIDKMIAQIESQSIYKAFQQELGEDDTEPFFETESFISFREIIPNADKQASIPNSTQHNIPAWTLFAIFFIILPLSINMVKEKNQGTFVRLRTQPVSYAIVLGGKALIFLAVALLQFALMLLLGIYLFPLIDLPKLEVAGRLPLLFIVAFFAGLAAVGLGLLLGTIAKSQEQSAPFGATFVVILAAIGGVWVPVFAMPKFMQVISNVSPMNWGLNAFYDVFLRHVGFLEIIPEISLLFLFFIGTSLIAIIYNERKNAV; encoded by the coding sequence ATGTATAAACTTTGGGTCTCCACATATAAAGAACTGCTACTTCTTACCAGAGACTTGGGCGGTTTGGCCGTACTTTTTATAATGCCCCTACTACTGGTGATTACCATTACCGTTATCCAAGACAATACCTTTAAAATTATTCAGGAAAACAAAATCCCAATACTACTCGTAGATATGGATAAAGGTAATGTCTCCGACCAGGTCAAAGAAAGCTTAGTAGCCTCCAACCTATTTGACGTCATCGTAGAAAAAGATGAAGGTCGGGCGCAAAATCTCGTACAGACGGGAACGTATCAATTAGCGGTCATCCTTCCACAAAACCTTTCTAAGGATTTAGATTTAAAAATCGCTAGCAACGTTGAAGGAATTTTGGCCAAATTCGGCGTAGAAGAAGAGAAGCTTCCTAATACTCCGATAGCGAACAAAGAAATTAGATTGTATTTTGACCCTGCCAGTCAACAATCCTTCAAAAGTTCTGTACGTAATAATATTGACAAGATGATTGCGCAAATTGAAAGTCAGTCTATCTACAAAGCCTTTCAGCAAGAATTAGGAGAAGATGATACCGAACCCTTTTTTGAAACGGAAAGTTTTATCTCGTTCAGGGAGATCATCCCAAACGCGGACAAACAGGCCTCCATTCCAAATTCCACGCAACACAATATCCCAGCTTGGACGCTATTTGCTATCTTTTTTATAATCCTGCCCTTGTCCATAAACATGGTAAAGGAAAAAAATCAGGGAACTTTTGTGCGCCTACGGACTCAACCGGTTTCTTATGCCATTGTTTTAGGCGGTAAGGCCCTTATTTTTTTAGCAGTGGCCCTATTACAATTTGCGCTGATGCTTTTGTTAGGCATCTATTTGTTCCCTTTAATAGACCTCCCAAAATTAGAGGTTGCCGGGAGGTTACCCTTACTTTTTATTGTTGCATTTTTTGCAGGATTGGCGGCAGTGGGCCTAGGTTTACTTTTAGGCACAATCGCCAAATCCCAAGAACAGTCTGCACCTTTTGGCGCAACCTTCGTAGTTATTTTAGCGGCAATCGGAGGCGTTTGGGTTCCCGTATTTGCCATGCCAAAATTCATGCAGGTCATCTCAAACGTATCACCTATGAATTGGGGACTAAATGCCTTTTATGACGTATTTTTACGCCATGTTGGATTTTTAGAAATCATTCCGGAAATCTCACTCCTGTTTCTGTTCTTTATAGGAACAAGCCTTATTGCAATTATCTACAATGAAAGAAAAAATGCAGTCTAA
- a CDS encoding acyl-CoA thioesterase, giving the protein MKEKMQSKKEKEISFTSKVRVRFTETDPLGIVWHGNYIQYFEDGREAFGRHHGISYLDQKEHNFSTPIVSSFCEHKLPLKYGDVAEIKTTYIDSPAAKMIFKYEILNPEGKVVCTGKTVQVFVELHGNLSLVIPKFFLDWKEKVGLLDG; this is encoded by the coding sequence ATGAAAGAAAAAATGCAGTCTAAAAAAGAAAAGGAAATCAGCTTTACGAGCAAAGTACGAGTTCGTTTCACGGAGACAGATCCGTTGGGTATTGTCTGGCATGGAAATTATATTCAGTATTTTGAGGATGGGAGAGAAGCTTTTGGCAGACATCATGGCATCTCTTATTTGGATCAAAAAGAGCATAATTTTTCTACGCCTATCGTTAGTTCTTTCTGTGAACATAAACTGCCTTTGAAATATGGTGATGTTGCTGAAATCAAAACAACGTACATTGATTCTCCGGCAGCAAAAATGATTTTTAAGTATGAAATTCTAAATCCGGAAGGAAAAGTGGTCTGCACAGGAAAGACAGTACAGGTTTTTGTAGAACTTCATGGAAATTTATCCTTGGTCATTCCAAAATTCTTCTTGGATTGGAAAGAAAAAGTTGGCTTGCTAGATGGCTAA
- a CDS encoding beta-ketoacyl-[acyl-carrier-protein] synthase family protein yields MANIFLSHNNIVSAYGFHTQAAISKVESEVSSLQLIEDKHILPHPFYASRIDQNRLLEEYHKLSPKETHTRLEQMLIVSLSDALSKANIELNERVGLIISTTKGNIDVLEERNPFPEERAYLGVLGAKIQKFFGFRNKAIVLSNACVSGVLAVAAAKRFIQQETYDHVFVIGGDLVTQFILSGFNAFQALSDAPCRPYCNTRTGINIGEVAASVLVTKDSKKAIPESVAVLGEASCNDANHISGPSRTGEGLYKSIQIALAQSGLSSTAIDYISAHGTATQFNDEMEAIAFNRAEMGNTPLNSLKGYFGHTLGASGLLETIIGMYSLHQNTLFASKGFQELGVSMPLNIIRETRHKDIRTFLKTASGFGGCNTAVIFQKIQEY; encoded by the coding sequence ATGGCTAATATCTTCTTATCACATAACAACATCGTTTCTGCTTATGGGTTTCATACCCAAGCGGCTATTTCTAAGGTAGAAAGTGAAGTATCTAGCCTTCAGCTTATAGAAGACAAACACATTCTTCCACATCCTTTTTATGCATCACGAATTGACCAAAATCGGTTATTGGAAGAGTATCATAAATTAAGTCCAAAGGAAACCCATACAAGACTAGAGCAAATGCTCATAGTTTCTTTATCGGATGCGCTATCGAAAGCCAATATTGAACTTAATGAAAGAGTCGGACTTATCATCTCGACCACGAAGGGAAACATAGATGTATTAGAAGAACGTAATCCTTTTCCGGAAGAGCGAGCATATCTCGGCGTTCTTGGTGCTAAAATCCAAAAATTCTTCGGGTTTAGAAATAAAGCTATTGTTCTTTCCAATGCATGCGTTTCCGGAGTATTGGCAGTGGCGGCCGCCAAACGATTTATCCAACAGGAAACTTATGACCATGTCTTTGTAATAGGTGGTGATTTGGTTACTCAATTCATACTTTCGGGGTTTAACGCTTTTCAGGCTTTAAGTGATGCGCCCTGCCGTCCCTATTGTAACACAAGGACTGGCATCAATATTGGAGAGGTAGCTGCTAGTGTGCTGGTGACCAAAGATTCTAAGAAAGCAATACCTGAATCCGTTGCGGTGCTAGGCGAAGCTTCCTGTAATGATGCCAATCATATATCAGGTCCGTCAAGAACTGGGGAAGGTTTATACAAAAGTATTCAGATAGCATTGGCACAATCAGGGCTTTCCTCCACAGCAATAGACTATATTTCAGCACATGGGACCGCCACACAGTTCAATGATGAAATGGAGGCAATCGCATTCAATAGGGCCGAAATGGGGAACACTCCTTTAAATAGTTTGAAGGGATATTTTGGGCATACCCTCGGCGCTTCCGGATTATTGGAAACGATTATTGGCATGTATTCCTTACATCAGAATACCTTATTCGCTTCAAAAGGATTTCAAGAATTAGGAGTATCAATGCCTTTAAACATCATACGAGAGACAAGGCATAAAGATATCCGTACTTTTTTAAAAACTGCGTCAGGATTTGGCGGCTGCAATACAGCGGTAATCTTTCAAAAAATTCAAGAATACTAG
- a CDS encoding methyltransferase — MSKKNIKAIDALQEAQKIAFAPFVFQTTVSLKKLGVFDFIFENNAKGGVTISEISAALSLTEYGLSVLLEIAESADIVSLDEDGKYELTKIGYFLSYNPMTEVNMNFTQDVCYQGLFHLQDAIKEGKPAGLKELGDWKTVYEGLSQLEPQVQQSWFAFDHFYSDGIFEEALRLVFRHEPKLLFDIGGNTGKFAIQCCTYNPDVHIRIFDLPGQLKKALHKTAEKGFEDRVSGTAIDWLSDNPEIPLGADTIWMSQFLDCFSKEEILKILKTAVRAMDSDTELIIIETYTDRQKFGNAKFTLEATSLYFTAIANGNSKMYKATELIALANEAGLEIKEDVNLGEFHTLFVCKKI; from the coding sequence ATGTCAAAGAAAAATATAAAGGCCATAGATGCGTTACAAGAGGCGCAAAAAATTGCCTTTGCCCCCTTTGTTTTTCAAACCACGGTTTCGTTAAAGAAACTTGGCGTTTTTGATTTTATTTTTGAAAATAATGCCAAAGGTGGAGTAACCATATCGGAAATATCCGCAGCACTCTCTTTAACCGAGTACGGGTTAAGTGTACTTTTAGAGATTGCCGAAAGCGCAGATATCGTAAGTTTGGACGAAGACGGTAAATACGAACTCACCAAAATTGGCTATTTTTTAAGTTATAACCCAATGACCGAGGTGAATATGAATTTCACCCAAGACGTTTGCTATCAAGGTCTTTTTCATCTCCAAGATGCGATTAAAGAAGGAAAGCCTGCTGGCTTAAAAGAACTAGGGGACTGGAAAACTGTTTACGAAGGACTTTCACAATTAGAACCACAGGTACAACAATCATGGTTTGCTTTTGACCACTTCTATTCCGATGGAATTTTTGAGGAGGCCTTGCGGTTGGTTTTTAGACATGAACCAAAACTGTTATTCGACATTGGCGGTAATACGGGAAAATTCGCCATACAATGCTGCACATATAACCCCGATGTACATATTCGGATTTTTGATTTGCCGGGGCAACTAAAAAAGGCCTTGCATAAAACGGCAGAGAAAGGTTTTGAAGATAGAGTAAGCGGTACAGCGATAGATTGGCTGTCCGACAATCCAGAAATCCCTCTTGGGGCCGATACTATTTGGATGAGTCAGTTCCTAGATTGTTTTTCCAAGGAGGAGATTCTAAAAATCTTAAAAACAGCGGTAAGAGCGATGGATTCTGATACGGAACTCATCATTATAGAAACCTATACAGACCGGCAAAAGTTTGGAAATGCAAAATTTACCCTGGAAGCCACTTCGTTATATTTTACGGCCATTGCAAACGGTAATAGCAAAATGTACAAGGCCACAGAACTTATTGCCTTGGCCAATGAAGCTGGCTTGGAAATAAAAGAGGACGTTAATTTAGGTGAATTCCATACCTTGTTCGTTTGTAAAAAGATATAA
- a CDS encoding 3-oxoacyl-ACP synthase, translating to MEEPYYIQDYCHIRNGEIRLNGKTIFKSEETDLKSVMKSAYKKLQLDYSKFFKMDSLSKLAFIATDMLLKTEKEENMALVLSNRAASLDTDRKHQKSIKDPTQYYPSPSVFVYTLPNICLGEISIKHKLFSENSFYIFNEFSPSILHSYSSNLLHNNKAEKVLCGWVDVDHGKYDAFLYVVAKKGIFVHSTTEINRLY from the coding sequence TTGGAAGAACCATATTACATACAGGACTACTGCCATATCAGAAATGGGGAGATACGTCTTAATGGCAAAACCATATTTAAAAGTGAAGAGACCGATTTAAAATCGGTAATGAAATCGGCCTACAAAAAACTGCAACTGGATTATTCCAAGTTCTTTAAAATGGATAGTCTAAGTAAGCTTGCTTTCATTGCTACCGATATGCTTTTAAAAACCGAAAAAGAGGAGAACATGGCCTTGGTCCTATCCAATAGGGCGGCAAGCTTGGATACCGACAGAAAGCATCAAAAGTCCATTAAAGACCCCACTCAGTATTATCCGAGTCCCTCTGTGTTCGTTTATACACTTCCCAATATTTGTTTGGGTGAAATAAGTATTAAACACAAACTATTTTCAGAAAATAGTTTTTATATCTTCAATGAATTCTCCCCATCTATTTTACACTCCTATTCCAGCAATTTACTTCATAATAATAAGGCCGAAAAGGTGCTTTGCGGATGGGTAGATGTTGACCATGGAAAATATGACGCATTTTTGTATGTTGTGGCAAAGAAGGGTATTTTTGTACATTCCACTACCGAAATAAACCGATTATATTAG
- a CDS encoding phosphopantetheine-binding protein, whose translation MSDLKLELKEKIIEQLNLEDISVDEIADNDPLFGDGLGLDSIDALELIVMLDKDYGIKLADPKEGRNIFESIDTMAAYITANKS comes from the coding sequence ATGAGCGACTTAAAATTAGAACTAAAAGAAAAGATTATAGAGCAATTAAATCTTGAGGATATCTCTGTTGATGAAATTGCGGACAATGACCCACTTTTTGGTGATGGTCTTGGTCTAGATTCTATTGACGCGCTAGAGCTTATAGTAATGCTAGACAAGGATTACGGAATAAAATTGGCCGACCCCAAAGAGGGGAGGAATATTTTTGAGTCCATAGATACCATGGCGGCCTATATTACAGCGAATAAGTCTTAA
- a CDS encoding beta-ketoacyl-[acyl-carrier-protein] synthase family protein — MNQGIAITGMGMISAIGNNVAENYASLIAGKSGISRITKIQTVHENEIMVGEVAATNEELEKRLNLPHNTHSRTPLLGIIAAKEALQQAGITDISSYRTGLISGTTVGGMDKAEQYFYDYFERDTHWAHINALHAGDSTQKIAEAIGLEKSFVTTISTACSSVANAIMLGARMIKSGELDRVVVGGSDSLSKFTINGFKTLMILSDTYNSPFDENRKGLNLGEAAAFLVLESDTIVAQENRKVLAYVKGYGNANDAFHQTASSENGDGAVLAMEKAFKVAGLAPSAIDYVNAHGTATPNNDLSEGRALQRVFGERVPDFSSTKAFTGHTLAVAAGVEAIYSILALQHNVVYPNLNFKTPMKEFNLVPQTELKKKEIKTVLSNSFGFGGNCSTLIFSKEA; from the coding sequence ATGAACCAAGGAATTGCAATCACGGGAATGGGAATGATTTCTGCTATTGGAAACAATGTGGCAGAAAATTATGCCTCCTTGATAGCAGGAAAATCGGGGATTTCAAGGATTACCAAGATTCAAACGGTGCATGAAAATGAAATTATGGTGGGCGAAGTAGCTGCTACCAATGAAGAACTGGAAAAACGCTTAAACCTTCCTCATAACACGCATTCACGAACGCCATTGTTAGGGATTATAGCAGCAAAAGAGGCCCTACAACAAGCAGGCATTACCGATATTTCTTCGTATAGAACAGGCTTAATTTCTGGTACTACCGTAGGGGGAATGGACAAAGCGGAACAATACTTCTACGACTATTTTGAAAGGGATACGCACTGGGCCCATATCAATGCGCTACATGCAGGAGATTCAACACAAAAAATAGCGGAAGCGATTGGACTTGAAAAGAGTTTTGTCACCACCATAAGTACAGCTTGCTCTTCTGTCGCCAATGCTATAATGCTTGGAGCAAGAATGATAAAATCAGGGGAATTGGACCGTGTAGTGGTCGGAGGTTCTGATTCGTTATCAAAATTTACCATCAACGGTTTTAAGACACTTATGATTTTATCGGATACGTACAATAGCCCATTCGATGAGAACAGAAAAGGATTAAATCTCGGGGAGGCCGCCGCTTTCTTAGTCCTGGAGTCAGATACTATTGTGGCCCAAGAAAATAGAAAGGTTCTAGCTTACGTAAAGGGATATGGCAACGCGAACGATGCTTTTCATCAAACCGCATCCTCGGAAAACGGGGATGGTGCCGTATTGGCTATGGAAAAAGCTTTTAAGGTCGCTGGTTTGGCCCCTTCTGCCATAGATTATGTCAATGCACACGGTACTGCTACACCGAACAACGACCTTTCAGAAGGAAGAGCATTACAACGTGTTTTTGGAGAAAGAGTTCCCGATTTTAGTTCTACCAAGGCCTTTACAGGGCATACCTTAGCTGTGGCTGCCGGCGTTGAAGCAATCTATTCTATTTTGGCACTTCAGCACAATGTGGTGTATCCTAATCTAAACTTCAAAACACCAATGAAGGAATTTAATTTGGTGCCTCAAACCGAATTGAAAAAGAAAGAAATAAAAACCGTGCTCTCCAATTCCTTTGGTTTCGGAGGTAATTGTTCCACTTTAATATTTTCCAAGGAGGCATGA